The proteins below are encoded in one region of ANME-2 cluster archaeon:
- a CDS encoding DEAD/DEAH box helicase → MPDIFNKLHPRLQVVVSSMGFARPTEPQVRTIPKLLKGDNLLLIAPTGSGKTESAILPVFHHILNRNEEERKGISALYITPLRALNRDMLARLAVMGAQLDIDVQVRHGDTSKYQRQKQSKHPPDVLITTPETLQIMLTGSRLRKNLGSVRYVVVDEVHELAASKRGAQLSIALERLVEVSGEFQRIGLSATVGSPVTVARFLAGSNREVGIVEVSIYKDLEFNVVTPQVTAADRTSARSLMCTPEMASHLRVIGDIVESHISTLIFVNTREAAEALGSRFRMLERSIGVHHGSLSKETRIEMEDMFKSGDLKGLICTSSMELGIDIGDVDHVVQYMSPREVSRLIQRVGRAGHRIHETSKGTIVTTFPDDVVESWAIIHRAHSGMIEETLIHEGSTDTLANQIAGMVLDFGELDSERIHDIVTRAYPYHHITLEQVDAVLQQVGDNRLVWHEEDGRVGRRRKSWQYYYANLSMIPDEKKYDVLDIVSGRPVGALDEIFIVNFIKPGAVFIARGEMWRVMEILHERQRIKVEPVRDPGGEIPSWVGEEIPVPFGVADEVCSIRAKIGSKIGAGLTDDEIARNLMEQFPADRATTMSVVDIMRKQMDEGFAMPTQDTITVEDAKGSVIINICGGHKVNNTIGGVLSALLSARLGTSVAMEIDPYRIKLDLPQRIGAADVVRLIMDLDPAHVEPIIEMSLKHTTFFKWKMIQVAKKFGAINTDADYERISLQRLLDVYEGTPMYDEAVREIFQDKLDIGRTVDIIGRIAAGEVILAAGKVSPIGMSGFTGGRDLVSPARADASIIEALKQRIMNDRVILFCVTCKKWVSRTRVSRVQEIPKCPLCESRMIAALKPWEEEEIKVAKIKEKTADDLKRTRRVYRNASLVLSHGRTAVIALGSRGLGPETASRVIRKMRKDEDGFYRDILEAERNYVRTKRFWD, encoded by the coding sequence ATGCCAGATATTTTCAACAAACTTCACCCTCGCCTCCAAGTTGTCGTTTCATCAATGGGGTTCGCCCGGCCAACCGAACCACAGGTACGCACTATACCAAAACTTCTAAAGGGTGATAACCTGCTGCTTATTGCACCTACAGGTAGCGGCAAGACCGAGAGTGCCATACTTCCTGTGTTCCACCACATCCTCAACAGGAATGAAGAGGAACGTAAAGGAATATCGGCACTATACATAACACCGCTTCGGGCACTGAACCGGGATATGCTGGCCAGGCTTGCGGTAATGGGTGCCCAGCTTGATATAGATGTCCAGGTGCGGCATGGGGATACTTCCAAATACCAGCGGCAGAAGCAGAGCAAACACCCCCCCGATGTACTTATCACCACGCCCGAAACCCTGCAGATCATGCTAACAGGCAGCCGGTTACGCAAGAACCTGGGATCGGTACGGTATGTTGTAGTGGATGAAGTACACGAACTGGCAGCCAGCAAGCGGGGTGCCCAGCTATCCATCGCACTTGAACGGCTGGTTGAAGTGTCAGGTGAGTTCCAGAGGATAGGGCTGTCTGCAACAGTGGGCAGTCCCGTGACAGTAGCCCGCTTCCTGGCAGGTTCGAACCGGGAGGTAGGTATAGTGGAGGTCTCCATCTACAAGGACCTGGAATTCAATGTTGTGACCCCACAGGTCACAGCTGCTGACCGGACAAGTGCACGCAGCCTGATGTGTACACCTGAAATGGCATCGCACCTGAGAGTGATAGGGGACATCGTGGAATCACATATTTCCACCCTAATTTTCGTAAATACCAGGGAAGCTGCCGAAGCCCTGGGTTCCAGGTTCAGGATGCTGGAAAGGTCAATTGGTGTGCATCATGGCTCCCTGTCCAAGGAAACCAGGATCGAGATGGAGGATATGTTCAAGTCCGGCGACCTGAAGGGACTTATTTGCACCAGTTCAATGGAGCTTGGTATAGATATCGGGGACGTGGACCATGTGGTCCAGTACATGTCACCCAGGGAAGTGTCCAGGCTTATCCAGAGGGTGGGCAGGGCAGGACACCGCATACATGAGACCTCAAAAGGGACCATTGTTACCACGTTTCCAGACGATGTGGTCGAGTCATGGGCCATCATTCACAGGGCGCACTCAGGAATGATTGAGGAGACGCTTATCCACGAGGGTTCGACCGATACGCTGGCAAACCAGATAGCAGGTATGGTATTGGACTTCGGGGAACTGGACAGTGAGCGTATACACGACATTGTGACAAGGGCATATCCTTACCATCATATCACCCTGGAACAGGTAGATGCGGTTTTACAGCAGGTGGGGGACAACCGGCTGGTGTGGCATGAAGAAGACGGTCGTGTAGGGCGGAGGCGAAAAAGCTGGCAGTACTATTATGCCAACCTCTCCATGATACCTGATGAAAAGAAATATGATGTACTGGATATTGTCAGCGGCAGGCCTGTGGGTGCACTGGATGAGATATTTATTGTCAATTTCATAAAACCCGGTGCGGTGTTCATTGCCAGGGGTGAAATGTGGCGGGTGATGGAGATTTTGCATGAGAGACAGCGCATCAAGGTGGAGCCGGTACGCGACCCTGGCGGTGAGATACCTTCATGGGTGGGCGAGGAGATCCCTGTGCCCTTTGGAGTGGCTGATGAGGTTTGCAGTATCAGGGCGAAAATAGGCAGTAAGATAGGGGCGGGACTGACCGATGATGAGATCGCCAGGAACCTGATGGAACAGTTCCCTGCCGACAGGGCCACAACTATGAGTGTGGTGGATATCATGCGCAAACAGATGGATGAAGGGTTTGCAATGCCTACGCAGGATACAATTACAGTGGAAGATGCAAAAGGGTCTGTAATAATCAATATCTGCGGGGGTCATAAGGTCAATAATACTATTGGCGGAGTACTTAGTGCCCTGCTTTCTGCCAGGCTGGGCACCAGTGTTGCAATGGAGATAGACCCTTACAGGATCAAACTTGACCTGCCCCAAAGGATAGGGGCAGCAGATGTAGTCAGGCTTATAATGGACCTGGACCCTGCTCACGTAGAACCTATTATCGAGATGTCTTTAAAGCACACTACTTTTTTCAAGTGGAAGATGATACAGGTAGCCAAAAAGTTCGGTGCCATAAACACGGATGCCGATTATGAGCGGATAAGCCTGCAGAGGTTACTTGATGTATACGAAGGTACGCCTATGTATGACGAGGCTGTGAGGGAGATATTCCAGGACAAGCTGGACATTGGAAGGACTGTTGATATAATCGGGCGAATTGCTGCAGGTGAGGTCATACTGGCGGCAGGTAAGGTAAGTCCCATTGGCATGTCCGGTTTTACGGGCGGCAGGGACCTTGTGTCCCCAGCAAGGGCGGATGCTTCTATCATCGAGGCACTGAAGCAGAGGATAATGAACGACAGGGTGATCCTGTTCTGTGTAACCTGTAAGAAGTGGGTGTCAAGAACCAGGGTATCCCGTGTGCAGGAAATACCGAAATGCCCTTTGTGTGAGAGCAGGATGATCGCTGCCTTGAAACCCTGGGAGGAAGAGGAGATCAAGGTGGCGAAGATTAAGGAGAAGACTGCTGATGACCTGAAACGGACACGCCGGGTTTACAGGAACGCTAGTCTGGTACTGTCCCACGGCAGGACTGCGGTCATTGCCCTGGGGAGCAGGGGGCTGGGACCTGAGACTGCATCCAGGGTAATAAGGAAGATGCGAAAGGATGAGGATGGGTTCTACCGGGATATTCTGGAGGCTGAAAGGAATTATGTCAGGACAAAGAGGTTCTGGGATTAG
- a CDS encoding phosphoribosylglycinamide formyltransferase produces the protein MNNTHINIAVLVSGRGSNLQAIIDNIENGTIPNASVSLVISDIKDAYAMERAKNHGIDSIFVDPASYPDKEGFESKILHFLKEYNIGLVLLAGYMRVVGPTLLDPFNGRMINIHPALLPSFPGLHAQQQAFEHGVKVSGCTVHFVDEGVDTGPIIIQKCVLVLEDDTQDILASRILEQEHKIFPEAVRLFASGKLTIEGHMVRIVE, from the coding sequence ATGAACAACACCCATATCAACATAGCAGTCCTGGTATCTGGCAGAGGTTCAAATCTACAGGCCATCATTGATAATATTGAAAATGGTACTATACCCAACGCATCTGTTTCTTTGGTCATCAGTGATATAAAAGATGCCTATGCAATGGAGCGGGCGAAAAACCATGGTATCGATTCTATTTTTGTAGACCCGGCCAGTTATCCTGATAAGGAAGGATTCGAAAGTAAGATACTGCATTTCCTTAAAGAATATAACATCGGGCTGGTCCTGCTTGCAGGTTATATGCGCGTAGTAGGCCCTACCTTATTGGATCCATTCAATGGCAGGATGATCAATATCCATCCTGCACTGCTGCCTTCCTTCCCTGGACTACACGCCCAGCAGCAAGCATTTGAGCACGGGGTGAAAGTGAGCGGCTGCACAGTCCATTTCGTTGATGAAGGTGTGGACACAGGCCCTATCATCATACAAAAATGTGTCCTTGTACTTGAAGATGACACCCAAGATATACTTGCGTCCAGGATACTGGAACAGGAACATAAGATATTCCCAGAAGCAGTAAGATTATTTGCCAGTGGAAAGCTTACTATTGAAGGACATATGGTCAGGATCGTTGAATAA
- a CDS encoding DeoR family transcriptional regulator: MKIPEKPPSSEIKANEIDEIYKYLSNESFRQSFLDIYNRYLYWSELKHKKISLQISPEILWKITKTQRDSHPEIIKLSDLEGFEFKYNLTPYINQKIHEFDLNLVGNLEGNIIPQEDKKQYLINSIMEEAIASSQIEGAVTTREHAKSMLRKGGKPKNRSEQMILNNYNTIKKIKPLTNKELTSELILEIHTSITKNTLEDPSNEGKYRAANDISVVDLTGNVVYHPPDYKKIEQLIDDFCNFANESDETRFIHPMIRAIILHFLIGYIHPFVDGNGRTARAIFYWYLLSRDYWLIEYMSISRIIIKSRTQYAKAYLYTELDENDLTYFINYQLKTTDLAFHNLKKYINEKIQEKRDLYDFRIIKDINDRQIYILKFIFDDPKFSFTIKEIQNRFNTAYETARKDIIYLEKLGLLEKTTSGKKKLVYYRSQKFDTIIQKLMK; this comes from the coding sequence ATGAAAATTCCAGAAAAACCTCCATCATCAGAAATTAAAGCAAACGAAATTGATGAAATTTATAAATATTTAAGCAACGAATCATTTAGACAATCATTTTTAGATATTTATAATAGATATTTATATTGGTCAGAATTAAAACATAAGAAAATTTCCCTACAGATCAGTCCTGAAATATTATGGAAAATCACCAAAACACAAAGAGACTCCCATCCTGAAATAATAAAATTAAGTGACCTCGAAGGATTTGAGTTTAAGTATAATTTAACTCCTTATATCAACCAAAAAATTCACGAATTTGATCTTAATTTAGTGGGAAATCTTGAAGGAAATATTATACCACAGGAAGATAAAAAACAATATTTAATTAATTCAATTATGGAAGAGGCAATTGCTTCAAGTCAAATAGAAGGAGCTGTTACTACCAGAGAACATGCCAAATCGATGTTGAGAAAGGGGGGAAAACCAAAAAACAGGTCTGAACAAATGATTCTCAACAATTATAATACAATTAAAAAAATAAAACCATTAACAAATAAAGAACTTACTTCTGAACTAATACTTGAAATTCATACTTCAATTACCAAAAACACTTTGGAAGATCCAAGTAACGAAGGTAAATATAGAGCTGCAAATGACATATCTGTAGTGGATTTAACAGGGAATGTTGTTTACCATCCCCCTGACTATAAAAAAATAGAACAATTAATTGACGATTTTTGTAATTTTGCAAATGAAAGTGATGAGACCAGATTTATTCATCCAATGATCAGAGCCATTATATTGCATTTTCTAATTGGGTATATCCATCCTTTTGTAGATGGAAATGGAAGAACAGCAAGAGCAATTTTTTATTGGTATTTGCTTTCAAGAGATTACTGGTTAATAGAGTATATGTCTATTTCAAGAATTATTATTAAATCACGCACACAATATGCAAAAGCATATTTATACACTGAACTCGATGAAAATGATTTAACTTATTTTATAAATTATCAGCTAAAAACAACAGACTTAGCCTTTCACAATCTTAAAAAGTATATAAATGAGAAAATTCAGGAAAAACGGGATCTATATGATTTCAGGATAATAAAAGACATAAATGATAGACAAATATATATTTTAAAATTTATTTTTGATGACCCTAAGTTTTCATTTACAATAAAAGAGATACAAAATAGGTTCAATACTGCTTATGAAACAGCTAGAAAAGATATTATTTATTTAGAAAAATTGGGGCTATTGGAAAAAACTACCTCTGGGAAAAAGAAATTAGTATATTATAGATCACAAAAATTTGATACTATTATCCAAAAATTAATGAAATAG
- the folP gene encoding dihydropteroate synthase produces MVVDTEIAGIAVGDAHPVRIMGAINLSRESFYKGSVTEPGNVVPAAEQMVAEGADFIDVGARSTWPLADKITKEEERKRLIPALEQLTGNVDVPISVDTQYADLARDALEMGARIINDVSGLTADPGMAEVVHEYGCPVVVMASERVPGDVIGMDAVMHSLDKIIKKAENAGIAPEQIIIDPALGKWVPEKVPMYDFETIDQMERLKVFGKPVLAAISRKSFIGEVLDKPPADRLMGSIAATAITVYKGAHIIRTHDVAGTVDAIRVAEAIKGRNITAGKPDHSIEVLDIISATDAPGYFNRIGTTGTGGRVMKDKTVYRVLKINNVTTTEALIIKQEALSRGCDAALPRDAVSHETDSVDLILMGTELQLKLLSAKLECQARDLPVIAGLVQTALQRFKDIIYRYG; encoded by the coding sequence ATGGTAGTTGACACCGAAATTGCTGGTATTGCAGTGGGAGATGCACATCCGGTGCGCATCATGGGCGCAATAAACCTGAGTCGTGAATCCTTTTACAAAGGATCAGTGACCGAACCAGGAAATGTGGTTCCGGCAGCAGAGCAGATGGTGGCAGAAGGTGCCGACTTCATTGATGTGGGTGCGCGCTCCACCTGGCCCCTGGCTGATAAGATCACAAAAGAAGAGGAACGCAAACGGCTTATCCCGGCACTGGAACAGCTCACTGGTAACGTGGACGTGCCCATTTCAGTGGATACCCAGTACGCTGACCTGGCCCGCGATGCACTTGAGATGGGAGCACGTATTATTAATGATGTGAGCGGCCTGACCGCCGATCCTGGTATGGCAGAGGTTGTCCATGAATATGGCTGTCCTGTTGTGGTCATGGCTTCAGAGAGAGTGCCCGGTGACGTGATAGGTATGGATGCTGTGATGCACTCACTGGATAAGATAATCAAAAAAGCTGAAAATGCAGGTATAGCACCTGAGCAGATCATCATCGACCCGGCTTTAGGGAAATGGGTGCCGGAAAAAGTACCGATGTATGATTTCGAGACAATTGACCAGATGGAACGCCTGAAGGTATTTGGCAAACCTGTGCTGGCAGCCATCTCAAGAAAGTCGTTCATAGGCGAGGTGCTGGATAAGCCGCCCGCTGATAGACTTATGGGTTCCATTGCAGCCACTGCTATTACTGTATATAAGGGTGCACATATTATCAGGACCCATGATGTGGCAGGTACTGTTGATGCCATCCGGGTGGCAGAGGCTATAAAGGGACGCAATATCACAGCCGGAAAACCAGATCACTCCATTGAAGTACTGGATATTATCAGTGCAACGGATGCACCAGGATATTTTAACAGGATCGGCACCACAGGTACAGGCGGCAGAGTGATGAAGGATAAGACTGTGTACAGGGTGCTTAAAATTAACAATGTCACTACTACGGAAGCCCTGATAATCAAGCAGGAAGCCCTCTCCCGTGGGTGCGATGCTGCCCTGCCAAGAGATGCCGTATCACATGAAACAGATAGTGTTGACCTTATCCTTATGGGGACTGAACTTCAGTTGAAACTCTTATCTGCAAAATTGGAATGCCAGGCCAGGGACCTGCCTGTGATAGCCGGACTGGTCCAAACCGCCCTGCAGCGGTTCAAGGACATCATTTATAGGTACGGATAA
- a CDS encoding DUF1858 domain-containing protein encodes MSDNNTITGDMNIQDIVSKYPQTLSVFFQYGLGCIGCHASSYESLAEGVMMHGIDLDAILKDLNELIAKIDAEKEQ; translated from the coding sequence ATGTCAGATAATAATACTATCACAGGCGATATGAATATCCAGGATATCGTATCAAAATATCCACAGACCCTGAGTGTTTTTTTCCAGTACGGGCTTGGTTGTATAGGTTGTCATGCATCTTCATATGAGAGTCTGGCCGAAGGTGTCATGATGCACGGCATAGACCTGGATGCAATACTTAAGGACCTCAATGAGCTTATAGCAAAGATTGATGCAGAAAAGGAACAATAA
- a CDS encoding methylenetetrahydrofolate reductase, which yields MGFADVLESGKFIVTAEVSPPKGTDISGALAGAGLLQGLVDAVNVTDNQRSMMRMSPIVLCHKLGELGFETIMHMTCRDRNRLALQSDLLAAHALGVHNILAMSGDYPTMGDQPSTKPVFDLDSVQLLQLIEKMNKGFDFQDKPIDSPTSLYTGAVANPGARPLGPQLLKLNKKVSAKVRFIQTQAVFDASVFNEFADAARHTGIPVIAGIIPLRSVQSARFMNEMIPGVNIPDEAISRMEAAEDPALEGIRIAAKTIADIRTNCQGIHIMPIGGHGNTRRLLEMCGLD from the coding sequence ATGGGATTTGCTGATGTACTGGAATCAGGGAAATTCATAGTTACTGCCGAGGTAAGTCCGCCCAAAGGTACTGACATTTCAGGTGCCCTGGCCGGGGCCGGACTACTGCAGGGACTGGTGGATGCCGTGAATGTCACAGATAACCAGCGATCAATGATGCGCATGTCACCAATAGTGCTCTGCCACAAACTTGGGGAGCTGGGTTTTGAGACCATAATGCACATGACGTGCCGGGACCGTAACAGGCTGGCACTCCAGTCCGACCTGCTGGCGGCCCATGCGCTTGGGGTACACAATATACTGGCCATGTCAGGTGATTACCCGACCATGGGTGACCAGCCTTCAACAAAACCTGTGTTTGACCTGGATTCTGTGCAGTTGTTACAGCTTATTGAAAAAATGAACAAAGGGTTCGATTTCCAGGACAAGCCCATTGACAGTCCCACATCCCTGTATACCGGTGCAGTGGCAAATCCGGGTGCCAGGCCGCTTGGGCCGCAATTGCTCAAGCTTAACAAGAAGGTATCGGCCAAAGTAAGGTTCATCCAGACCCAGGCAGTATTCGATGCGTCGGTGTTCAATGAGTTCGCAGATGCTGCCAGACATACAGGAATACCGGTAATTGCCGGTATCATACCTTTACGGTCCGTACAAAGTGCCAGGTTCATGAACGAGATGATACCAGGTGTAAATATACCAGATGAAGCAATCAGTAGAATGGAAGCAGCGGAAGATCCTGCATTAGAAGGAATTCGAATCGCGGCAAAGACTATAGCTGATATCAGGACCAATTGCCAGGGGATACATATCATGCCGATCGGCGGACATGGTAACACCAGGCGGCTGCTTGAAATGTGCGGCCTGGATTGA
- a CDS encoding serine hydroxymethyltransferase, producing the protein MSYISEVDPTIAEAMKNESERQEYKLNLIASENYTSRAVMEAQGSIMTNKYAEGYSGKRYYGGCEFVDVAEDLAIERAADLFGAEHVNVQPHSGSGANMAVYFAVLNPGDTILSMDLSHGGHLSHGSPVNFCGKLYNIVPYGVSRETMTINYDELMQMAKEHKPKMIVAGASAYPRELDFTAFKDIADEVGAYLLADIAHIAGLIVAGVHQSPIPHADFVTTTTHKTLRGPRGGMIMCKEEYGKDINRSVFPGIQGGPLMHIIAAKAVAFKEAQTREFRDYQVQIVANAKKMAADLMKMGHDIVSNGTDTHLMLVDLTKPGITGKEAEAALSKAGIIANKNTIPFETRSPFITSGIRLGTPAITTRGMKEPQIQIISENIDKVLKHIDDENTFTTVKQNMKKLCRQFPIYT; encoded by the coding sequence ATGTCATATATTTCAGAAGTGGATCCTACGATTGCAGAAGCTATGAAAAATGAATCCGAGCGGCAGGAATACAAGCTCAACCTGATAGCATCAGAGAATTATACAAGCCGGGCAGTTATGGAAGCCCAGGGTAGTATAATGACAAATAAATATGCTGAAGGCTATTCTGGTAAGCGGTACTACGGCGGATGCGAGTTCGTGGACGTGGCAGAAGACCTGGCAATAGAACGGGCAGCGGACCTGTTCGGTGCCGAGCATGTGAACGTCCAGCCCCATTCGGGTTCCGGTGCCAATATGGCTGTGTATTTTGCAGTGTTAAATCCCGGCGACACCATCCTGAGTATGGACCTGTCCCACGGCGGTCACCTGTCCCACGGTAGTCCTGTGAACTTTTGCGGCAAGCTGTATAATATAGTGCCCTATGGTGTGAGCCGGGAGACCATGACAATTAATTACGATGAACTGATGCAAATGGCAAAGGAACACAAACCGAAGATGATAGTGGCAGGTGCCAGCGCATATCCCAGGGAACTGGACTTTACTGCATTTAAGGATATAGCAGATGAGGTGGGTGCCTACCTGCTGGCAGACATTGCTCATATTGCAGGCCTGATAGTGGCAGGCGTACACCAGAGCCCCATCCCACATGCTGATTTCGTGACCACGACCACACATAAGACCCTGCGCGGTCCCAGGGGCGGCATGATAATGTGCAAAGAAGAATATGGAAAGGACATTAACAGGAGCGTATTTCCCGGAATCCAGGGCGGCCCGCTCATGCACATAATTGCGGCCAAGGCTGTGGCATTTAAAGAGGCCCAGACCCGGGAGTTCAGGGACTATCAGGTGCAGATAGTGGCAAATGCAAAAAAAATGGCTGCAGACCTGATGAAAATGGGACACGATATTGTCTCCAACGGTACAGATACCCATTTAATGCTGGTTGACCTGACCAAACCTGGTATTACAGGCAAGGAAGCAGAAGCAGCCCTTAGCAAGGCCGGTATCATAGCTAATAAGAATACCATACCCTTTGAGACCCGCAGTCCATTTATAACCAGTGGTATCAGGCTGGGTACGCCTGCAATCACCACAAGGGGAATGAAGGAACCCCAGATACAGATCATTTCAGAGAACATCGATAAAGTGTTGAAACATATAGATGATGAGAACACATTCACTACAGTAAAGCAGAATATGAAGAAGTTGTGCAGGCAATTTCCCATCTATACATGA
- a CDS encoding TIM barrel protein: MLRFGTAGTPISASKRDTRSGVKRVREIGLDCMEVEFVRGVKMGVETAGKVGQAAIEMDVALSVHAPYYINLNSRETEKVDASRKRILDSARIGNIFGARGVVFHPAFYHDDSSDTVYGIVKTHLLEMAAQLEDEGIDILLRPETTGKGSQFGTLTELLEMSAELEGVMPCLDFSHMHARGGALNSHEEFCQILNMVEGYLGREGLDNMHIHVSGIEYGPKGEKKHLVLEESDMDYHGLVRAWKEYDIKGTVICESPNLEEDALLLQKVYREL; this comes from the coding sequence ATGTTACGATTCGGGACGGCCGGCACACCCATAAGTGCCTCAAAGAGGGATACACGGTCTGGAGTGAAACGGGTAAGGGAGATTGGTCTGGACTGCATGGAAGTTGAGTTTGTCAGGGGAGTGAAGATGGGAGTTGAAACCGCCGGAAAGGTGGGGCAGGCCGCCATTGAAATGGATGTGGCACTAAGCGTCCATGCACCGTATTACATCAACCTCAATTCCAGGGAAACTGAGAAGGTTGATGCCAGCCGGAAACGTATCCTGGACTCAGCCCGCATAGGTAATATATTCGGAGCCAGGGGTGTAGTGTTCCATCCGGCATTTTATCATGATGACTCTTCTGACACGGTTTATGGTATAGTGAAGACACACCTGCTTGAAATGGCTGCCCAGCTGGAAGATGAGGGAATTGACATACTGTTGCGTCCTGAGACCACGGGGAAAGGCTCCCAGTTTGGTACACTGACAGAGCTACTTGAGATGAGTGCCGAACTGGAAGGTGTGATGCCATGCCTGGATTTCTCGCACATGCATGCAAGAGGGGGGGCACTGAACTCGCACGAGGAGTTCTGCCAGATACTTAATATGGTGGAGGGTTACCTGGGCCGGGAAGGCCTTGATAATATGCATATCCATGTATCAGGTATTGAATACGGACCCAAAGGGGAGAAGAAACACCTTGTGCTGGAGGAGTCGGATATGGACTATCACGGACTGGTCAGGGCCTGGAAGGAATATGACATTAAGGGTACTGTGATCTGTGAGAGCCCCAACCTGGAGGAGGATGCGCTACTGCTGCAGAAAGTGTACAGGGAATTGTAG
- a CDS encoding DUF3303 family protein, with translation MLYILWFEWAPENTPKVIEVWKKFKYPEEVKVINRYLMIGRHISVAIFDAPNEEAILKITHPFCEFGMPHITPALPLEEALEMMENM, from the coding sequence ATGCTGTATATACTATGGTTCGAGTGGGCTCCGGAGAATACGCCAAAAGTTATAGAAGTTTGGAAAAAATTCAAATATCCTGAAGAGGTAAAAGTGATAAACAGGTATCTCATGATAGGTAGGCATATCTCAGTGGCAATATTTGATGCCCCAAATGAGGAAGCAATTCTAAAGATAACACATCCATTCTGTGAATTTGGCATGCCCCATATAACTCCTGCATTACCACTTGAAGAAGCACTGGAAATGATGGAGAATATGTAA
- a CDS encoding bifunctional methylenetetrahydrofolate dehydrogenase/methenyltetrahydrofolate cyclohydrolase (catalyzes the formation of 5,10-methenyltetrahydrofolate from 5,10-methylenetetrahydrofolate and subsequent formation of 10-formyltetrahydrofolate from 5,10-methenyltetrahydrofolate), whose amino-acid sequence MESGNKLIDGRVLAKKIEQEVALRVAELKSSKGITPCLATILVGDDEGSKMYVRLKHKACERAGVHAEDHTLPADAGQEELTALIHSLNNRDDIHAILVQLPLPPHLDAQAAMEAIAPEKDADGFNPVNMGQLLIGNEGLVPCTPKGIIRAMEEYGVEVEGKNAVIVGHSNVVGKPMAAMLLNRNATVSVCHVYTDDLKRYTTQADILVSATGVAHLIKADMVKKGAVVFDVGISQKDGKVVGDVDFEAVLPEVSLITPVPGGVGPMTISILLQHTLESAHRISG is encoded by the coding sequence ATGGAATCCGGTAATAAGCTAATAGACGGACGTGTCCTGGCAAAGAAAATAGAGCAGGAGGTTGCTTTAAGAGTAGCAGAACTAAAAAGCTCAAAAGGCATCACTCCGTGCCTGGCCACCATACTGGTGGGCGACGATGAGGGCTCAAAAATGTATGTGAGGTTAAAGCATAAGGCATGTGAAAGGGCGGGTGTACATGCAGAAGACCATACCCTGCCCGCCGATGCCGGCCAGGAAGAATTGACAGCATTGATACACTCCCTGAATAATAGGGATGATATCCATGCCATACTGGTCCAGCTCCCACTGCCGCCCCACCTGGATGCACAGGCAGCCATGGAGGCTATTGCACCTGAAAAGGATGCAGATGGTTTCAATCCGGTGAACATGGGACAGTTGCTTATAGGCAACGAAGGCTTGGTCCCATGCACCCCAAAAGGTATCATCCGTGCCATGGAAGAATACGGGGTTGAAGTGGAAGGCAAAAATGCGGTCATTGTCGGGCATAGTAATGTTGTAGGAAAACCTATGGCAGCCATGCTATTAAATCGCAATGCCACGGTATCGGTCTGCCACGTGTATACCGATGACCTGAAAAGGTACACTACGCAGGCAGATATCCTGGTCTCTGCCACCGGGGTAGCCCATCTTATCAAGGCTGATATGGTGAAAAAGGGGGCAGTAGTGTTTGATGTGGGTATAAGCCAGAAGGACGGCAAAGTAGTGGGAGATGTGGATTTCGAGGCTGTGCTGCCAGAGGTATCACTGATCACTCCGGTCCCTGGTGGTGTGGGTCCCATGACAATTTCTATCCTGCTGCAACATACACTGGAATCTGCCCACCGGATATCAGGATAA